A region of Phaeodactylum tricornutum CCAP 1055/1 chromosome 14, whole genome shotgun sequence DNA encodes the following proteins:
- a CDS encoding predicted protein, producing the protein MRSPRVQSLIVPTLLGMSVAVLLALLWVPQLFLIRSTNGKESAVRTNIRNGGIQPLLLTTSATSKDQSNSKAATLNPSPYGCTEVHQQDLSAIPLSNALREEQHFEPKLCNLQHLNGPLPVVLMSSGRSGSSSTWQILSTLTGQETASLEYSGSNEKANREFFATHQDAAWLEGLFCEQKKSSPQAGMVAKWKPGSIDVLFGMQGALETLLWMRHNSESVKLVRSVRNALDVHISGVKHKSDGTKPKVQSHCRSFIATVQKEACLKHHLVAGTNITLETQGLVNGLRKFIQMEEGVNRLLAALKIPFVSVTYEGLYYPQDGSASSWMRIFDFLGIGPRTNLTMQDVKGAMTHMPTHNDFHNVTLANYEEVRSVLENANLGHLLH; encoded by the coding sequence ATGAGGTCCCCGAGAGTACAATCATTAATCGTGCCTACCCTGTTAGGAATGTCGGTTGCAGTGTTGCTGGCGCTGTTATGGGTTCCGCAACTTTTCCTAATTAGAAGTACAAACGGGAAGGAATCTGCAGTCCGCACAAATATCAGAAATGGCGGAATCCAGCCTTTGTTGCTGACGACATCAGCTACCTCAAAGGACCAGAGCAATAGTAAAGCAGCAACGTTGAATCCTTCGCCGTATGGATGCACAGAAGTTCATCAGCAAGATCTTTCCGCTATTCCTTTGAGCAATGCTCTAAGGGAGGAACAGCACTTTGAGCCCAAGCTCTGCAATCTTCAGCACTTGAACGGTCCTCTACCTGTGGTCTTGATGAGCTCGGGACGTTCCGGATCAAGCTCCACCTGGCAGATTCTCAGTACGCTTACCGGTCAAGAAACAGCGTCTTTGGAGTATTCCGGCAGCAATGAAAAGGCCAACCGAGAATTCTTTGCCACTCACCAAGACGCTGCCTGGCTGGAGGGGCTCTTTTGCGAGCAAAAGAAGAGTAGTCCACAGGCCGGCATGGTAGCTAAGTGGAAGCCCGGCTCCATAGATGTCCTCTTCGGGATGCAAGGAGCATTGGAAACGCTTCTCTGGATGCGGCACAATTCCGAGTCGGTGAAACTCGTTCGGTCCGTCCGCAATGCGCTCGACGTCCATATTTCAGGAGTCAAGCACAAAAGTGATGGGACAAAGCCGAAGGTTCAATCTCATTGCCGGTCATTTATTGCCACAGTACAGAAAGAAGCATGCCTAAAACATCATCTGGTGGCGGGCACCAACATAACCTTGGAAACACAGGGATTGGTCAATGGACTCAGAAAATTCAttcaaatggaagaaggtgTCAACCGGCTGTTGGCGGCATTGAAAATACCATTTGTTTCCGTGACGTATGAGGGACTCTACTACCCACAGGATGGTTCCGCTTCGTCTTGGATGCGGATCTTTGACTTTCTGGGCATTGGACCTCGGACAAACTTAACGATGCAGGATGTCAAAGGGGCAATGACGCATATGCCAACCCACAACGATTTTCATAACGTAACACTTGCCAATTACGAAGAGGTGAGAAGTGTTCTCGAAAATGCCAATCTTGGGCATTTACTGCATTGA
- a CDS encoding predicted protein encodes MKAMHIISATASASTTYPNPADQRRSYQQQQQSPTEAIDDFAQHVLTRRAAGDVSVDSSLGSYVTSLLRCASETDLTDITRMDEYEGLVELLQEHCSMDTPQARDALEEIARAVRSGSVPKKRGFLSPGGLYASGGFHSMHTMGSALPDVAGADGPESTTDFDEFPPLGKTATVASPIHADNLIPIDLLGELDDPDDGNVPDASESDRIRQENFPPLAPTEPPPSHKKGKQGTKKGKHKSSNLTADFFRATSRSRQSSIDETASHHTTTPPMYPQQHHYSPTLSASSPPLSSTIAIHGNESAQYYTHQQWLSATEILLSMNPEVDEEAAGAAATLAHADVNVAQYVVEQALTAPPVCRHLLQDGCYRADCTFSHDIEGHTCVFWLRGRCGKGDSCRFKHGFDEKVLDRLAEWSHTQYDSAYHQNFSVAEEYPEMSSSGWQERATPEQSTASSFANIASQGYRPSAFAQQTTGGALTSGIAELSPVQYQQLATVRIPQDLWNPHENRDSAVFFLPDPMERYRKVSATTRREDVIDLHFQSTKTFPIVLETVLPNTLQRYGEVWVVTGTGHHVGMKTHQRGGGALEKAVTDWLVEEGYKIARGKDRNGEGGAVLVKQ; translated from the coding sequence ATGAAAGCAATGCATATCATTTCGGCTACTGCTTCTGCGTCGACTACATATCCCAATCCTGCGGATCAACGACGTTCctatcagcaacagcagcaatctCCGACCGAAGCGATCGACGACTTTGCTCAGCATGTTCTGACTCGACGAGCAGCGGGCGATGTGTCTGTAGATAGCAGTTTGGGATCGTACGTCACCTCGCTGCTCCGTTGCGCGTCGGAAACTGACTTGACGGACATTACGAGAATGGACGAGTACGAAGGACTCGTCGAGTTGTTGCAGGAGCACTGCAGTATGGATACACCACAGGCGCGGGACGCTTTGGAGGAGATTGCACGGGCGGTACGATCAGGATCTGTTCCCAAGAAACGAGGGTTCCTGTCCCCGGGTGGCTTGTACGCTAGTGGCGGGTTCCATTCGATGCACACCATGGGATCGGCGTTGCCCGACGTAGCCGGCGCCGACGGTCCGGAATCGACGACGGATTTCGACGAATTCCCTCCTCTAGGGAAAACAGCAACCGTTGCATCGCCGATTCATGCAGATAATTTGATTCCAATCGATCTTTTGGGGGAGCTTGACGACCCCGATGATGGAAACGTACCGGATGCTTCCGAATCCGATAGAATCCGCCAGGAAAACTTTCCTCCCCTGGCCCCCACAGAACCACCACCGTCGCACAAGAAGGGGAAGCAAGGTacgaaaaaaggaaaacaCAAATCCTCGAATCTAACAGCGGACTTTTTTCGAGCGACCTCACGTTCCAGACAGAGCAGCATTGATGAGACTGCGTCACACCACACCACGACCCCTCCCATGTATCCGCAGCAGCATCACTATTCTCCCACACTCTCGGCATCGTCACCACCGCTGTCGTCGACAATAGCAATTCATGGAAACGAATCTGCGCAATATTACACACACCAGCAGTGGCTGTCCGCAACGGAGATTCTCTTATCCATGAACCCCGAagtggacgaagaagcagcGGGCGCCGCAGCGACCTTGGCCCATGCCGACGTCAACGTGGCGCAGTACGTAGTTGAACAGGCCCTCACTGCACCGCCGGTGTGTCGACATTTGCTACAGGACGGCTGTTATCGAGCCGACTGTACGTTTTCGCACGACATTGAAGGGCACACGTGTGTATTTTGGTTACGCGGTCGATGCGGCAAAGGCGATTCGTGTCGCTTCAAGCACGGTTTTGACGAGAAAGTACTCGATCGTTTGGCAGAATGGTCGCACACTCAGTACGACAGTGCGTACCACCAAAACTTCTCTGTCGCGGAAGAATACCCGGAGATGTCCTCCTCCGGATGGCAAGAACGCGCGACTCCTGAGCAATCAACAGCTTCTTCGTTTGCCAACATCGCCTCCCAGGGGTACCGACCTTCGGCATTCGCACAACAGACAACAGGTGGTGCCCTGACCAGTGGGATAGCCGAGCTTTCACCCGTACAGTACCAGCAGCTAGCGACGGTTCGAATTCCGCAAGACTTGTGGAATCCGCACGAAAACCGTGATTCTGCCGTCTTTTTCCTTCCCGATCCGATGGAGCGATATCGGAAAGTGTCCGCCACGACTCGCCGTGAAGATGTAATAGATTTGCATTTCCAATCCACGAAAACATTTCCGATTGTTTTGGAAACAGTGCTACCGAATACGCTTCAGCGTTACGGCGAAGTATGGGTCGTGACGGGCACCGGACACCATGTAGGGATGAAAACGCATCAGAGAGGCGGCGGTGCATTGGAGAAGGCTGTCACAGACTGGCTCGTGGAAGAGGGCTATAAGATAGCACGTGGAAAAGATCGGAACGGAGAAGGAGGAGCTGTACTTGTAAAACAATAG